In Terriglobales bacterium, the following proteins share a genomic window:
- a CDS encoding D-alanine--D-alanine ligase family protein, protein MKKLRVGVLFGGRSGEHEVSLLSAASVMKAMDPAKYDVVPIGITKSGHWLVAQHAEALLKGEPPPTTLRAGDPGKTLGAAVLARGDEIIVPPVPTESDSQKLRAFQSSANDLISPGARPSAIEVDVIFPVLHGTFGEDGTVQGLLELADIAYVGAGVLGSACGMDKDVMKKLFAQAGLPIVKHVTVLRSDWEDDMKRVHKRIEKALKYPVFVKPANLGSSVGISKVRSRGELKDAMELAAGFDRKLIVEQGVGGGKHGKAREIECSVLGNEQPLASIAGEIVPSAEFYDYAAK, encoded by the coding sequence GTGAAGAAGCTCCGCGTCGGCGTTCTCTTCGGCGGCCGCTCCGGCGAGCACGAGGTCTCGCTGCTCTCCGCCGCCTCCGTCATGAAGGCCATGGACCCCGCCAAGTACGACGTGGTCCCCATCGGCATCACCAAGAGCGGCCACTGGCTGGTCGCGCAGCACGCCGAGGCGCTGCTCAAGGGCGAGCCGCCGCCGACCACGCTCCGCGCCGGCGACCCCGGCAAGACCCTCGGCGCCGCCGTCCTCGCGCGCGGCGACGAGATCATCGTCCCCCCCGTCCCCACCGAATCCGATTCCCAGAAACTCCGCGCCTTCCAGTCTTCCGCGAACGACCTCATCTCCCCCGGCGCGCGCCCCTCCGCCATCGAGGTCGACGTCATCTTCCCCGTGCTCCACGGCACCTTCGGCGAAGACGGCACCGTGCAGGGCCTGCTCGAGCTCGCCGACATCGCCTACGTCGGCGCCGGCGTCCTCGGCTCCGCCTGCGGCATGGACAAGGACGTCATGAAGAAGCTCTTCGCCCAGGCCGGACTCCCCATCGTCAAGCACGTCACTGTGCTGCGCTCCGATTGGGAAGACGACATGAAGCGCGTCCACAAGCGCATCGAAAAGGCGCTGAAGTACCCGGTCTTCGTGAAGCCCGCGAACCTCGGCTCCTCGGTCGGCATCTCCAAGGTCCGCAGCCGCGGCGAACTCAAGGACGCGATGGAACTCGCGGCCGGCTTCGACCGCAAGCTCATCGTCGAGCAGGGCGTCGGCGGAGGGAAGCACGGCAAGGCCCGCGAGATCGAGTGCTCCGTCCTCGGCAATGAGCAGCCGCTGGCCTCTATCGCCGGCGAGATCGTCCCCTCCGCTGAGTTCTACGACTACGCCGCCAAGTA